The genome window GGAGCACACTTCTCACAAAATCCTCATCCATCCCAACTTTTTTTGACATCTCAAAAATAGTTGGCCTTCTTTCAAGATCCTGAGACATTGTTTTATAGGCCCATTTAAGCTTGCGTATCTTATCTACTATATGTACAGGAATCCTGATGGTTTTCCCCTGCGCCATCAATGCTTTCATAATAGTCTGCTGTATCCACCAGTGAGCATAGCTGCAAAATTTAATACCTCTTTTATAATCATACTTATCAATTGCAGTCATCAAGCCTATATTCCCTTCCTGAACGAGATCCAAAAGCTGCAATCCTCGATTTTGATACTTTTTTGAAATACTTACAACAAACCGTAAGTTTACTTTGACTAATTTACTTTTAATATCATTATAAGACGTTAAGAAATTTTTTATTGAATCAGAATTTTCTTTCATTTCCTTTTTGTCGCTAACTGAAAAATACTTAATCAACTTATCAGCTTTTTCCACAGAGCAATAACTTTTTAACATTTCCCTTTTCTTGGATTTATTAAATTTTAGATTATTTGATATATTGATAACTATTGATTGAGCAATCTTTTCAATCTGAGTAAAATTAAATGGGATCTTTGACAATAGACCAACAATTGATTCATGATGTTTTCTTATTGAAGTGGCGAGTATTTTTTTACTTCTGGAAGCTTGTTTTGCTGAGTTATATTTCTCTATACAACTAAGAAGTTTTTTTTCTCGCTCTTTAATTAAAGATACAACCCCCATAAACATTTCAATTTTAGCTGAAACGTCTGCAAGATATAGCTCATCTAAAGGGTTTACATCAATAATTTCTTTAATCTTAATTTCCTTTTGTTCCAGCAAATTGGCGAGCTCAATAACTTCTGCAATGGTGATATATGAATTA of Candidatus Schekmanbacteria bacterium contains these proteins:
- a CDS encoding sigma-70 family RNA polymerase sigma factor: MKLKKKKIKKNLIKKETKMANNIYEINLNETELIEEDDSMDELELNLEDKILEKDVTAQLEKLSDAQDVEEDVYDLVQDKLVREIDTLDSYYRDIKEHTYLSREEEFECFKQLENVKFQIMSLVINSYITIAEVIELANLLEQKEIKIKEIIDVNPLDELYLADVSAKIEMFMGVVSLIKEREKKLLSCIEKYNSAKQASRSKKILATSIRKHHESIVGLLSKIPFNFTQIEKIAQSIVINISNNLKFNKSKKREMLKSYCSVEKADKLIKYFSVSDKKEMKENSDSIKNFLTSYNDIKSKLVKVNLRFVVSISKKYQNRGLQLLDLVQEGNIGLMTAIDKYDYKRGIKFCSYAHWWIQQTIMKALMAQGKTIRIPVHIVDKIRKLKWAYKTMSQDLERRPTIFEMSKKVGMDEDFVRSVLRIQKEPVSLDESIEDDENETSLVNLIENQDAASPELETAQHALKDRLREILKTLSPREEKILRMRYGIDFGVNHTLEEIGEDFKLSRERIRQIEEEAIRKLRKNSKLKDLKLFFND